One segment of Leptospira fainei serovar Hurstbridge str. BUT 6 DNA contains the following:
- a CDS encoding DUF5360 family protein, protein SFTGLGSLYLFNKRISAWKNLAILSLGFTIASGVQAISFWVIRGDVSLLWWAPNLYLILYPLLYVRFLLKN, encoded by the coding sequence TCTCGTTTACAGGATTAGGAAGTTTATACTTATTTAATAAACGAATTTCAGCTTGGAAAAATCTTGCGATCCTATCCTTAGGGTTCACGATCGCGTCCGGGGTCCAGGCCATTTCGTTTTGGGTTATCCGTGGAGATGTTTCGCTTCTGTGGTGGGCGCCCAATTTATATTTAATTCTTTATCCATTGCTCTAC